The Verrucomicrobiota bacterium genome contains a region encoding:
- a CDS encoding MoxR family ATPase, whose amino-acid sequence MNPQLDQLKEVLTRARAEVAKVIIGQGDVVDRALICIFTNQHALVEGVPGVAKTLLVRTLARVLGCEFSRIQFTPDLMPADITGTHVFNLQRNEFTLIKGPVFTSFLLADEVNRAPAKTQSALLQAMQERLVSIDRDTHALPATFTVFATQNPVEYEGTYPLPEAQKDRFMLKITMNPPERDEEITLARRMLGADTPEAALASGVVRQVITESALTSLRGGLNLVTVREELPAYIVDIVRASRTHESVLVGAGPRATQALLLASRAFAAISGRDFVTPDDIKAMALPVLEHRLILRPEFEIEGLSVKEVIEKILEQVAVPR is encoded by the coding sequence ATGAACCCACAACTCGACCAACTCAAGGAAGTCCTCACCCGCGCCCGCGCCGAAGTCGCCAAGGTCATCATTGGCCAGGGCGACGTCGTGGACCGCGCCCTCATCTGCATCTTCACCAACCAGCACGCGCTCGTCGAAGGCGTGCCCGGCGTGGCCAAGACGCTGCTTGTGCGCACACTCGCGCGCGTGCTCGGCTGCGAGTTCTCGCGCATCCAGTTCACGCCCGACCTCATGCCGGCGGACATCACCGGCACGCACGTTTTCAACCTCCAGCGCAACGAGTTCACGCTCATCAAGGGGCCGGTGTTCACCTCGTTCCTGCTCGCGGACGAAGTCAACCGCGCGCCCGCCAAGACACAGTCCGCGCTGTTGCAGGCGATGCAGGAGCGGCTGGTGAGCATTGACCGCGACACGCACGCGTTGCCGGCAACGTTCACCGTGTTCGCCACGCAGAACCCGGTGGAATACGAGGGCACGTATCCGCTGCCCGAGGCGCAGAAGGACCGCTTCATGCTCAAGATCACGATGAACCCGCCCGAGCGCGACGAGGAGATCACGCTCGCCCGGCGAATGCTCGGCGCGGACACGCCGGAGGCGGCGCTCGCGAGCGGCGTGGTGCGGCAGGTCATCACGGAGTCCGCGCTCACGTCACTGCGTGGCGGGCTGAACCTCGTCACCGTCCGCGAGGAACTGCCCGCTTACATCGTGGACATCGTCCGCGCGTCGCGCACCCACGAGAGCGTTTTGGTTGGCGCCGGTCCGCGCGCGACGCAGGCACTGCTGCTGGCGAGCCGGGCATTCGCGGCGATCAGCGGGCGCGACTTCGTCACGCCCGACGACATCAAGGCGATGGCGCTTCCGGTGCTCGAGCACCGGCTCATTCTGCGGCCCGAGTTCGAGATCGAGGGGTTGAGCGTGAAGGAGGTCATCGAGAAGATTCTGGAACAGGTTGCTGTGCCGCGTTGA
- a CDS encoding DUF4350 domain-containing protein has translation MKHGANRLLVVALPLLVVGFGWGLATLFELRFASGDLYPAYSTLRADPMGSKALFDGLADVRGIEARRFYGLPDHIGDGRDTTLFVIGASVGAPEFVDPAEAKELEDFVRGGGRLVMSFRPIMTSPGAFRRELMELGENAFDPANQGKKKDSAAKRKPGKSPPPKPAKQDANVDESAEKSDAKSGEKSEARKRPPRRRSLLGDERRLRAVSLYERWGFKRAFRDLPESADRDPESVNVTRKDAPPDFPPLLTWHTAVHFKELTNAWRVLYARDADPVLIERPLGKGTVVVCADAWPFSNEALRSERRPALLAWFAGANRVMLFDETHHGIEAHPGVAAMLRRYNLHGLLGALLLLALLHIWRNAVHFVPPLHEETAGGAGAVLGKDSASGFVNLLRRSIPRVELIHTCFAEWKKSCGHQPKNQRRAAEMQGALDSGFAKIGGTAHPVDAYRELSRIATEQK, from the coding sequence ATGAAGCACGGCGCCAACCGTCTGCTGGTCGTCGCGCTGCCGCTGCTCGTCGTGGGCTTCGGGTGGGGACTTGCGACGCTGTTCGAGCTGCGCTTCGCGAGTGGCGACTTGTATCCCGCCTACTCGACGCTGCGCGCGGACCCGATGGGGAGCAAGGCGCTCTTCGACGGACTCGCCGACGTGCGCGGCATTGAGGCGCGGCGCTTTTACGGCCTGCCCGACCACATCGGCGACGGCCGCGACACGACGCTGTTCGTAATCGGCGCGTCCGTGGGCGCGCCGGAATTCGTGGATCCCGCCGAGGCGAAGGAACTCGAGGACTTCGTGCGCGGCGGCGGGCGGCTCGTGATGTCGTTCCGGCCGATCATGACATCGCCCGGCGCGTTCCGGCGCGAGTTGATGGAACTCGGCGAGAATGCATTCGACCCCGCGAACCAGGGGAAAAAGAAGGACAGTGCCGCGAAGAGGAAACCCGGGAAGTCCCCGCCCCCAAAGCCCGCGAAGCAGGACGCAAACGTGGACGAGTCCGCCGAGAAATCCGATGCGAAGTCCGGTGAGAAATCCGAAGCCCGGAAGCGCCCGCCCCGGCGCCGCTCGTTGCTCGGCGATGAGCGCCGGCTTCGCGCTGTGTCGCTCTACGAACGCTGGGGATTCAAGCGCGCCTTCCGCGACCTGCCCGAAAGCGCGGACCGCGACCCCGAGTCCGTGAACGTCACACGCAAGGATGCACCGCCCGACTTCCCGCCGCTGTTGACGTGGCACACCGCCGTGCACTTCAAGGAGCTCACCAACGCGTGGCGCGTGCTCTACGCGCGGGACGCCGACCCCGTGCTGATCGAGCGGCCGCTCGGCAAGGGCACGGTCGTCGTGTGCGCGGACGCGTGGCCGTTCAGCAACGAGGCGCTCCGCTCGGAACGGCGGCCGGCGCTGCTTGCGTGGTTCGCGGGCGCGAACCGGGTGATGCTCTTCGACGAGACGCACCACGGCATCGAGGCGCACCCCGGCGTCGCGGCGATGCTCCGGCGCTACAACCTGCACGGATTGCTCGGCGCGCTGCTGTTGCTCGCGTTGCTGCACATCTGGCGCAACGCCGTCCACTTCGTCCCGCCCCTGCACGAGGAGACCGCCGGAGGCGCGGGCGCCGTGCTCGGCAAGGATTCCGCGTCGGGCTTCGTGAACCTCCTGCGCCGGAGCATCCCGAGAGTGGAGCTCATCCACACCTGCTTCGCCGAGTGGAAAAAGTCCTGCGGGCATCAGCCGAAGAACCAGCGGCGCGCCGCCGAGATGCAAGGCGCGCTTGACTCGGGATTCGCGAAGATTGGCGGCACGGCGCATCCGGTCGATGCGTATCGGGAGCTGAGCCGGATCGCGACGGAGCAGAAATGA
- a CDS encoding DUF4129 domain-containing protein codes for MRRNSKRIDGLNGMELFEEAAHLLRQAPLGLWLRYYLGAAPFVLGLLFFWADMSRNTWAEEHLVGASLGLAALFVWMKCWQAVFVAGLRAHLAGEPQPEWDRPRVLRMIAVQSSLQPLGFLLLPVTLVTVIFFPPTFSFFQSLTVTGSGDIAGIRAAASRATRLGSLWPGLNFMLVALGALAAFMLFINVAALLGLFPHLVRIFLGIESTFTRAGSSAILNTTFLAAVAGVAWLLLDPVLKSVWLLRCFYAESVQSGEDLRVSLNRAVARTRAVAGALALMIGLMGPMRLTAGEARPPSPKPAPAALPSQELDRSIEEVLRRAEYSWRLPRERMAEARPETWWTRFLKNVADQLESLRVWVVEKINQSAKWLRGIMDKLFPNRSTNTGAGTAWVTGVNTLAFLLLAIALSALAILILRLWKQRQKRIIVAAEAIAATPDLNDENTAADQLPEDGWLKLAQDMMQQGNLRLALRALYLASLAHLAHREVVRIARFKTNHEYEREVRRRARALPELQDAFGRNVGRIDRAWYGLHEVTGEQLGEFREDVERIRSIGAPAEVKR; via the coding sequence TTGGGCTGTGGCTCCGCTATTATCTCGGCGCCGCGCCCTTCGTGCTCGGGCTGCTGTTCTTCTGGGCGGACATGAGCCGCAACACGTGGGCCGAGGAACATCTGGTCGGCGCATCGCTCGGGCTTGCCGCGCTGTTCGTGTGGATGAAATGCTGGCAGGCGGTCTTCGTCGCGGGGCTTCGCGCGCACCTCGCGGGCGAACCGCAGCCGGAGTGGGACAGACCGCGCGTCTTGCGGATGATCGCCGTGCAGTCGTCGCTTCAACCCCTCGGATTCCTGCTCCTGCCCGTGACCCTGGTCACCGTGATCTTCTTCCCGCCGACGTTCAGCTTTTTTCAGTCGCTCACCGTCACGGGGTCGGGCGACATCGCGGGCATCCGCGCTGCCGCGAGTCGCGCGACGCGGCTGGGCTCGCTGTGGCCGGGCTTGAATTTCATGCTCGTCGCGCTGGGCGCTCTCGCGGCGTTCATGCTTTTCATCAACGTCGCCGCGCTGCTCGGCCTCTTCCCTCATCTGGTTCGGATTTTCCTCGGCATCGAGAGCACCTTCACACGCGCGGGGTCTTCGGCCATTCTGAACACCACCTTCCTCGCCGCCGTCGCGGGCGTCGCGTGGCTGCTGCTCGACCCGGTGCTCAAATCCGTGTGGCTGCTGCGATGCTTTTACGCGGAATCCGTCCAGTCCGGCGAAGACCTTCGCGTGAGTTTGAACCGTGCCGTCGCCCGCACCCGCGCCGTTGCGGGCGCGCTGGCCCTGATGATCGGGCTCATGGGGCCGATGCGGCTCACCGCAGGCGAGGCCCGGCCGCCCTCTCCCAAGCCCGCCCCCGCCGCACTCCCGTCCCAAGAGCTCGACCGGTCCATCGAGGAGGTGCTGCGACGCGCCGAGTATTCCTGGCGCCTCCCGCGCGAGCGCATGGCCGAGGCCCGGCCTGAGACCTGGTGGACGCGCTTCCTCAAGAACGTCGCCGACCAGCTCGAGAGCCTCCGCGTGTGGGTGGTGGAGAAGATCAACCAGTCTGCCAAGTGGTTGCGTGGGATCATGGACAAGTTGTTTCCGAACCGTTCCACGAACACCGGCGCCGGCACCGCCTGGGTCACGGGCGTGAACACCCTCGCCTTCCTCCTGCTTGCCATCGCGTTGTCCGCGCTCGCCATCCTCATTCTGCGCCTCTGGAAGCAGCGGCAGAAACGGATCATCGTCGCCGCCGAAGCCATCGCCGCGACGCCGGATTTGAATGACGAGAACACCGCCGCCGACCAGCTCCCCGAGGACGGCTGGCTCAAGCTTGCGCAGGACATGATGCAGCAGGGCAACTTGCGTCTCGCGCTCCGCGCCCTGTATCTCGCGAGCCTCGCGCACCTCGCGCACCGCGAGGTCGTGCGCATCGCGCGCTTCAAGACCAATCACGAATACGAGCGTGAAGTCCGCCGCCGCGCGCGCGCGCTGCCCGAATTGCAGGACGCCTTCGGACGCAACGTCGGTCGCATCGACCGCGCGTGGTATGGCCTGCACGAGGTCACCGGCGAGCAGCTCGGAGAATTCCGGGAGGACGTCGAGCGCATCCGCTCCATCGGCGCGCCAGCGGAGGTGAAGCGATGA